From a region of the Spirochaetota bacterium genome:
- the epsC gene encoding serine O-acetyltransferase EpsC produces MKRINDLNNDSLIEQQINKILDHLCEPKSYKSVYHRSNHAVPMPSIEDLQEVMELIRSVLFPGYFGNSDVKPVTMKYYLGAAINRIFIILSEQIKRGFCFSCVEGDNACCDECEDRSRNITQQFLNQLPHLRSILSVDINAAYQGDPAANSVSEVIFCYPTISALIHYRIAHALHKLDVPIIPRIITEMAHSATGIDIHPGAVIGESLFIDHGTGVVIGETCIIGCNVRIYQGVTLGAKSFPLDSDGQPIKGIPRHPIVEDDVIIYSGATILGRVTIGQGSVIGGNVWLTKDVPPGTRILQSKATESIFEQGAGI; encoded by the coding sequence GACTCACTCATAGAGCAACAGATCAACAAAATATTAGATCACCTCTGTGAACCAAAGTCATATAAGTCAGTATATCACCGCTCTAATCATGCTGTGCCTATGCCATCTATTGAAGACCTTCAAGAGGTTATGGAGCTTATTCGATCCGTCTTATTCCCCGGTTATTTTGGCAATTCCGATGTTAAGCCTGTAACAATGAAATATTATCTCGGCGCTGCTATAAACAGGATATTTATAATCCTCTCAGAACAGATCAAGCGGGGTTTCTGCTTTTCATGTGTAGAAGGCGATAATGCGTGTTGTGATGAATGCGAAGATAGGTCACGCAACATCACACAGCAATTCCTAAATCAACTGCCTCATCTTCGCAGTATTCTATCCGTTGATATCAATGCGGCCTATCAGGGCGATCCAGCGGCGAATAGTGTTAGCGAAGTCATATTCTGCTACCCTACGATCAGCGCTTTGATTCACTACCGGATTGCTCATGCTCTGCATAAACTCGATGTCCCGATCATTCCCAGAATCATTACTGAGATGGCACACTCTGCCACAGGCATTGATATTCACCCGGGCGCAGTAATTGGCGAAAGCCTTTTTATCGATCACGGCACTGGCGTTGTAATAGGCGAGACCTGCATTATCGGATGCAATGTCCGTATATATCAGGGCGTTACTCTAGGCGCCAAGAGCTTTCCCCTAGATAGTGATGGACAACCCATTAAGGGGATTCCACGTCATCCTATCGTGGAGGACGATGTGATAATCTATTCCGGAGCGACAATACTTGGACGGGTGACCATTGGACAAGGTTCAGTTATTGGAGGGAATGTGTGGCTCACTAAGGATGTTCCGCCAGGCACACGGATACTACAATCAAAAGCAACTGAATCAATCTTTGAACAGGGCGCTGGTATATAG
- the fdhD gene encoding formate dehydrogenase accessory sulfurtransferase FdhD, translating to MSDQVDFGPSIDLDIIRIKQGKAIPDKQCVATEVPLTIITNGDEIVTMLCTPSHLKELTIGFLYSSSFINSFDDIKSYTLDSTRWAAYCELKKKLNPDIIHKRLYTSGCGKGVMYTNMNEISSRHPLQNDITISHDEIIEIARWLQHCSILYRSTGGVHTAALSEKGSIPGIHIDDIGRHNSVDKVIGKGLMEGIDFSRTALISTGRISSEILHKARRSGIAITISRGAPTHQTILLAREMAITVVGFARGGGFSIYSKEDRIRL from the coding sequence ATGTCAGATCAGGTTGATTTCGGCCCCTCTATTGATTTAGACATAATAAGAATTAAACAGGGCAAGGCGATTCCTGATAAACAATGCGTTGCAACGGAGGTGCCGCTAACAATTATTACAAATGGCGACGAGATCGTCACCATGTTGTGCACCCCTAGTCATTTGAAGGAGCTAACAATAGGATTCCTCTATTCATCCAGCTTCATCAACTCCTTTGATGATATTAAATCATATACACTGGATTCAACGAGATGGGCCGCATACTGTGAATTGAAGAAAAAACTGAATCCGGATATTATTCATAAACGACTGTATACATCAGGCTGCGGCAAGGGAGTGATGTATACGAACATGAATGAAATCTCCTCCCGCCATCCGCTTCAAAATGACATTACTATCAGTCATGATGAGATTATTGAGATTGCGCGCTGGCTTCAGCATTGTTCCATACTCTACCGCTCCACCGGAGGCGTTCATACTGCAGCCCTTAGCGAGAAGGGATCCATTCCAGGAATACATATCGATGATATTGGAAGGCATAACTCAGTTGACAAGGTCATTGGCAAGGGATTGATGGAAGGAATAGATTTTTCAAGAACAGCGTTAATAAGCACGGGACGGATATCATCGGAAATATTACACAAGGCCAGAAGAAGCGGCATCGCTATTACCATATCCCGCGGCGCGCCTACTCATCAGACTATTCTGCTTGCCAGAGAAATGGCGATCACTGTTGTGGGATTTGCGCGTGGTGGAGGGTTCTCTATCTATTCAAAAGAGGACAGGATCCGCTTATAG